The following proteins come from a genomic window of Yinghuangia sp. ASG 101:
- the tpiA gene encoding triose-phosphate isomerase: protein MSKKTNASGATGRVPLMAGNWKMNLNHLEAIALVQKLAFALDDKDFDQVEVAVLPPFTDLRSVQTLVDGDKLRIVFGAQDLSRHDGGAYTGEIAGSMLAKLKCTYVTVGHSERRQYHAETDEVVNAKAKAAFANGIVPILCVGEGLEVRKAGDHVAHTLAQVDGGLAGIPAAEAETVVIAYEPVWAIGTGEVATPEDAQEVCAAIRSRLAELYSADLADKVRVLYGGSVKSSNVAGLMAKPDIDGGLVGGASLDADEFVKLVRFGDQGVG, encoded by the coding sequence ATGTCCAAGAAGACCAACGCCTCGGGTGCGACCGGCCGGGTGCCACTCATGGCCGGCAACTGGAAGATGAACCTCAACCACCTTGAGGCCATCGCGCTGGTGCAGAAGCTCGCGTTCGCCCTGGACGACAAGGACTTCGACCAGGTCGAGGTCGCCGTGCTGCCGCCGTTCACCGACCTGCGGTCGGTCCAGACACTGGTCGACGGCGACAAGCTGCGCATCGTCTTCGGCGCGCAGGACCTGTCGCGGCACGACGGCGGCGCGTACACGGGGGAGATCGCGGGATCGATGCTCGCGAAGCTCAAGTGCACGTATGTCACCGTGGGCCACTCCGAGCGCCGGCAGTACCACGCCGAGACGGACGAGGTCGTGAACGCCAAGGCCAAGGCGGCGTTCGCGAACGGCATCGTGCCGATCCTGTGTGTGGGCGAGGGCCTGGAGGTGCGCAAGGCGGGCGACCACGTCGCGCACACGCTCGCCCAGGTCGACGGCGGCCTCGCCGGGATTCCGGCGGCCGAGGCGGAGACCGTGGTGATCGCGTACGAGCCGGTGTGGGCCATCGGCACCGGCGAGGTCGCGACGCCCGAGGACGCCCAGGAGGTGTGCGCCGCGATCCGCTCGCGGCTGGCGGAGCTGTACAGCGCGGACCTGGCCGACAAGGTGCGCGTGCTGTACGGCGGTTCCGTCAAGTCGTCCAACGTCGCGGGCCTGATGGCCAAGCCGGACATCGACGGCGGCCTGGTCGGCGGCGCGAGCCTGGACGCCGACGAGTTCGTCAAGCTGGTCCGCTTCGGGGACCAAGGCGTAGGTTAG
- a CDS encoding RNA polymerase sigma-70 factor has translation MGVGRADDQAGEFEAERGRLFGIAYRMLGSAAEAEDAVQDAYMRWHGADRERIEAPRAWLAKVVTNLCLTRLTSARARREEYVGSWLPEPVRTDTGALGPLETAEQRDAVSMAVLVMMERLSPPERAVVVLRDAFGYSHREIAAVLDWSEAKTRQTYHRAKQHLADERPRFEAPAAVRADLLARFLAAAAEGALDRLEALLADDVVTWSDGGGKVSAATRPVHGRDKVARLLAGLIERFAADADMRVVEVNGDPAVLTWEGTALTSATTVEFGAEGVVAVRIMRNPDKLMFLRRQASPDA, from the coding sequence ATGGGTGTGGGTCGGGCCGACGATCAGGCCGGTGAGTTCGAGGCCGAGCGGGGGCGGTTGTTCGGGATCGCCTATCGGATGCTCGGGTCGGCCGCCGAGGCCGAGGACGCGGTGCAGGACGCCTACATGCGGTGGCACGGTGCCGACCGGGAGCGTATCGAGGCACCGCGCGCGTGGCTGGCGAAGGTGGTCACGAATCTGTGCCTGACCCGGCTCACCTCGGCGCGGGCGCGGCGCGAGGAGTACGTCGGCTCGTGGCTGCCGGAGCCGGTGCGGACCGACACGGGGGCGCTCGGGCCGTTGGAGACGGCCGAGCAGCGCGACGCCGTGTCGATGGCGGTGCTCGTCATGATGGAGCGGCTGTCGCCGCCCGAGCGGGCCGTGGTCGTGCTGCGGGACGCGTTCGGCTACAGCCACCGCGAGATCGCCGCGGTGCTGGACTGGTCCGAGGCGAAGACGCGGCAGACGTACCACCGCGCCAAACAGCACCTGGCCGACGAGCGCCCGCGTTTCGAGGCGCCCGCGGCCGTACGCGCCGACCTGCTCGCCCGCTTCCTCGCGGCAGCCGCCGAAGGGGCGCTCGACCGGCTTGAGGCCCTGCTCGCCGACGACGTCGTCACGTGGTCGGACGGTGGCGGCAAGGTCTCCGCGGCCACGCGCCCCGTGCACGGCCGCGACAAGGTCGCCCGCCTGCTGGCCGGGCTGATCGAGCGTTTCGCGGCCGACGCGGACATGCGCGTCGTGGAGGTCAACGGCGACCCGGCGGTGCTGACGTGGGAGGGCACGGCGCTGACCAGTGCGACGACGGTGGAGTTCGGCGCCGAGGGGGTCGTCGCCGTACGGATCATGCGGAACCCGGACAAGCTGATGTTCCTCCGGCGGCAGGCGTCCCCCGACGCGTAG
- a CDS encoding SDR family oxidoreductase — protein sequence MSENVILVTGATGLLGREVLERVRHAGVPVRAMTRKTDLPDDPGVRWVTADLQTGTDVAEALEGVTTVIHCASDTRKPKHDIPGWRHLIDAAREAGVRHIVNISIVGVDRTTYPYYKIKLEGELMLAESGIPWTNLRATQFPDLLDAVFRFMMRLPFVLVPSKTPCQPVDQGEVADRLVELALGAPAGQVAEMGGPKVYDAKELARTWLAAAGRKRPILPIHLPGTVGAVFRSGALTTPEHAVGVRTWEEFLAGKVADRATR from the coding sequence ATGAGCGAGAACGTGATCCTGGTGACCGGCGCGACCGGGCTGCTCGGGCGGGAAGTCCTGGAGCGGGTGCGGCACGCCGGTGTGCCGGTGCGGGCGATGACGCGCAAGACGGACCTGCCGGACGATCCGGGTGTGCGCTGGGTGACCGCGGACCTGCAGACCGGAACGGATGTCGCCGAGGCCCTGGAGGGCGTGACGACGGTCATCCACTGTGCCTCGGACACGCGCAAGCCGAAGCACGACATCCCCGGTTGGCGGCATCTGATCGACGCGGCGCGGGAGGCGGGCGTTCGGCACATCGTCAACATCTCGATCGTCGGCGTGGACCGCACGACCTACCCGTACTACAAGATCAAGCTGGAGGGTGAGCTGATGCTCGCCGAATCCGGCATCCCGTGGACCAATCTGCGTGCCACGCAGTTTCCGGACCTGCTCGACGCGGTGTTCCGCTTCATGATGAGGCTGCCGTTCGTTCTGGTGCCGTCCAAGACCCCCTGCCAGCCCGTGGACCAGGGCGAAGTCGCGGACCGGCTGGTCGAGTTGGCGCTCGGGGCACCGGCCGGGCAGGTCGCGGAGATGGGTGGGCCGAAGGTGTACGACGCCAAGGAACTCGCCCGGACGTGGCTCGCGGCGGCCGGTCGGAAACGGCCGATCCTGCCGATCCACCTGCCCGGCACGGTGGGCGCCGTGTTCCGCTCCGGCGCCCTGACCACCCCCGAACACGCGGTCGGCGTCCGGACGTGGGAGGAGTTCCTGGCGGGCAAGGTGGCGGACCGCGCGACCCGCTGA
- a CDS encoding phosphoglycerate kinase — protein MKTIDDLDVAGRRVLVRADLNVPLDGTTITDDGRIRASLPTLRALAERGARVVVTAHLGRPKGEPDAAYSLAPVAARLGELLGRPVAFATDTVGESARATVAALGDGDVALLENVRFNAAETSKDAAERGAFADELASLADLYVGDGFGAVHREHASVYDVARRLPHAAGYLIAAELDVLKRLTENVERPYAVVLGGSKVSDKLGVIDNLLGKADRILIGGGMAYTFLAAQGREVGTSLLEKDQLDTVRAYLRRAEENGVEFVLPVDVVAAAAFAADAEHDVVSADAIPADRMGLDIGPDSGKLFAGKLTDARTVFWNGPMGVFEMEPYAGGTRAVAHALVDSDAFTVVGGGDSAAAVRTLGFDENAFGHISTGGGASLEYLEGKTLPGLDALEG, from the coding sequence ATGAAGACCATCGACGATCTCGACGTCGCCGGTCGGCGCGTACTCGTCCGCGCCGACCTCAACGTGCCCCTCGACGGCACCACCATCACCGACGACGGCCGCATCCGTGCGAGCCTGCCGACGCTCCGGGCCCTCGCCGAGCGCGGCGCCCGCGTCGTCGTCACCGCCCACCTCGGCCGCCCCAAGGGCGAGCCGGACGCGGCCTACTCGCTCGCCCCGGTCGCCGCGCGCCTCGGCGAACTGCTCGGCCGTCCCGTCGCGTTCGCCACCGACACGGTCGGCGAGAGCGCCCGCGCGACGGTCGCCGCCCTCGGGGACGGCGATGTCGCGCTGCTGGAGAACGTGCGCTTCAACGCCGCCGAGACCAGCAAGGACGCCGCCGAGCGGGGCGCCTTCGCCGACGAACTCGCGTCCCTCGCCGACCTCTACGTCGGCGACGGCTTCGGCGCGGTGCACCGCGAGCACGCCTCGGTCTACGACGTCGCGCGGCGGCTGCCGCACGCCGCGGGCTACCTGATCGCCGCCGAACTCGACGTCCTCAAGCGCCTCACCGAGAACGTCGAGCGGCCCTACGCCGTCGTGCTCGGCGGCTCCAAGGTCTCCGACAAGCTCGGTGTCATCGACAACCTGCTCGGCAAGGCCGACCGCATCCTCATCGGCGGCGGCATGGCCTACACGTTCCTCGCCGCGCAAGGCCGCGAGGTCGGCACGTCGCTGCTGGAGAAGGACCAGCTCGACACCGTGCGCGCGTACCTGCGGCGGGCCGAGGAGAACGGCGTCGAGTTCGTCCTGCCGGTCGACGTCGTCGCGGCGGCTGCGTTCGCCGCCGACGCCGAGCACGACGTCGTGTCCGCGGACGCGATTCCGGCCGACCGCATGGGGCTCGACATCGGCCCCGACTCCGGCAAGCTCTTCGCCGGCAAGCTCACCGACGCGCGCACGGTCTTCTGGAACGGCCCGATGGGCGTGTTCGAGATGGAGCCGTACGCGGGCGGCACGCGCGCCGTCGCGCACGCACTCGTCGACTCCGACGCCTTCACCGTCGTCGGGGGCGGGGACTCGGCCGCCGCCGTGCGCACACTCGGCTTCGACGAGAACGCGTTCGGTCACATCTCGACCGGAGGCGGCGCCAGCCTCGAATACCTCGAAGGCAAGACCCTGCCCGGCCTCGACGCCCTGGAGGGCTGA
- a CDS encoding metal-sulfur cluster assembly factor: protein MSDTKVNSPASAEDVTEALYDVVDPELGINVVDLGLVYGVTVDDGNIATVDMTLTSAACPLTDVIEAQAKGATENLVSDLRINWVWMPPWGPEKITDDGREQLRALGFNV from the coding sequence GTGAGCGACACCAAAGTGAACTCGCCGGCGAGTGCCGAGGACGTCACGGAAGCGCTGTACGACGTCGTCGACCCGGAGCTGGGCATCAACGTCGTCGACCTGGGCCTCGTCTACGGCGTCACCGTCGACGACGGCAACATCGCCACCGTCGACATGACCCTGACCTCGGCCGCGTGCCCCCTGACCGACGTCATCGAGGCCCAGGCCAAGGGCGCCACCGAGAACCTGGTCAGCGACCTGCGCATCAACTGGGTCTGGATGCCCCCGTGGGGCCCCGAGAAGATCACCGACGACGGCCGCGAACAGCTCCGCGCCCTGGGCTTCAACGTCTGA
- the sufU gene encoding Fe-S cluster assembly sulfur transfer protein SufU, with product MKLDSMYQEIILDHYRNPHHKGLRDPFDTEVHHVNPTCGDEVTLRVKLDGTGDDAKVVDVSYEGQGCSISQASASVMTDLVIGRTVAEALAVQEEFLHLMQSKGQAEPDEDVLEDAVAFAGVSKFPARVKCALLGWMAWRDATTQVMEGQK from the coding sequence ATGAAACTCGACTCGATGTACCAGGAGATCATCCTGGACCACTACCGCAACCCCCACCACAAGGGGCTGCGGGACCCGTTCGACACCGAGGTGCACCACGTCAACCCGACGTGCGGCGACGAGGTGACGCTGCGGGTCAAGCTGGACGGCACGGGCGACGACGCCAAGGTCGTCGACGTGTCGTACGAGGGCCAGGGCTGTTCGATCAGCCAGGCGAGCGCGTCCGTCATGACCGACCTGGTCATCGGCCGTACCGTCGCCGAGGCGCTTGCGGTGCAGGAGGAGTTCCTGCACCTCATGCAGTCCAAGGGCCAGGCCGAGCCGGACGAGGACGTGCTGGAGGACGCCGTGGCCTTCGCCGGTGTCTCCAAGTTCCCCGCCCGCGTCAAGTGCGCGCTGCTCGGCTGGATGGCGTGGCGGGACGCGACGACACAGGTGATGGAGGGCCAGAAGTGA
- a CDS encoding suppressor of fused domain protein: MSSRVHAYSAHIDSLVGDAEPEVFVAPSSRPDVPGVTSLRYTGLPNRGMATSITYGVSLVPRAGRESPETIELCMCVRSPDAIWSRVLGYLGEQLRGVCPFVYGNTIDFGERIAPDTEMTAFFVFASTVIERADAIGIDVSEPCLAGTDLITIQGMYPIHEVERQFINERGLDAFWNEVWDTYDVTRRPAV, from the coding sequence ATGTCCAGCCGCGTGCACGCCTACTCGGCCCATATCGACAGTCTCGTGGGCGACGCCGAGCCGGAAGTCTTCGTGGCCCCTTCGTCGCGGCCCGATGTGCCGGGGGTGACCTCGCTGCGGTACACGGGCCTGCCCAACCGGGGCATGGCCACGTCGATCACCTACGGCGTCTCCCTGGTCCCGCGCGCCGGTCGGGAGTCGCCGGAAACCATCGAGCTGTGCATGTGCGTGCGGTCACCGGACGCCATATGGTCGCGCGTGCTCGGCTATCTCGGCGAACAACTGCGCGGCGTCTGCCCGTTCGTGTACGGCAACACCATCGACTTCGGCGAGCGGATCGCCCCGGACACCGAGATGACGGCGTTCTTCGTCTTCGCGTCGACGGTGATAGAGCGTGCCGACGCCATCGGCATCGACGTCTCCGAACCCTGCCTGGCCGGCACCGATCTGATCACCATTCAGGGCATGTACCCGATCCACGAGGTGGAACGGCAGTTCATCAACGAGCGCGGTCTCGACGCGTTCTGGAACGAGGTCTGGGACACGTACGACGTGACCCGGCGGCCGGCGGTCTGA
- the gap gene encoding type I glyceraldehyde-3-phosphate dehydrogenase: MTIRVGINGFGRIGRNFFRAILASGADVEIVGVNDLTDNATLVHLLKYDSILGRLGQDVTHTDDSITVGGKTFKTIAERDPAALPWGDLGADIVIESTGRFTNAADARKHIAAGAKKVIISAPAKGEDITIVMGVNHEKYDSAQHHVISNASCTTNCVAPLAKVLLENFGVAKGLMTTVHAYTNDQVILDFPHSDLRRARAAATNIIPTSTGAAKATALVLPELSGKLDGIAMRVPVPTGSVTDLVVELEREVTKDEVNAAFQKAAEGELKGYLTYTDDEIVSSDIVTDPSSCTFDSKLTMAQGKQVKVVGWYDNEWGYSNRLVDLVGLVGASL, from the coding sequence GTGACGATCCGAGTAGGCATCAACGGATTTGGCCGTATCGGCCGTAACTTCTTCCGCGCGATTCTCGCCTCGGGCGCAGACGTTGAGATCGTCGGTGTCAACGACCTGACCGACAACGCCACACTGGTCCACCTGCTGAAGTACGACAGCATCCTGGGCCGCCTCGGCCAGGACGTCACGCACACCGACGACTCGATCACCGTCGGCGGCAAGACCTTCAAGACGATCGCCGAGCGCGACCCGGCCGCACTGCCGTGGGGCGACCTGGGCGCCGACATCGTCATCGAGTCGACCGGCCGGTTCACCAACGCCGCCGACGCGCGCAAGCACATCGCGGCCGGCGCGAAGAAGGTCATCATCTCGGCGCCCGCCAAGGGCGAGGACATCACGATCGTGATGGGCGTCAACCACGAGAAGTACGACTCCGCCCAGCACCACGTGATCTCCAACGCCTCGTGCACGACCAACTGCGTCGCGCCGCTGGCGAAGGTCCTCCTGGAGAACTTCGGCGTCGCCAAGGGCCTGATGACCACGGTCCACGCGTACACCAACGACCAGGTCATCCTGGACTTCCCGCACAGCGACCTGCGCCGCGCCCGCGCCGCCGCGACCAACATCATCCCGACGTCGACCGGTGCCGCGAAGGCCACCGCCCTGGTGCTGCCGGAGCTGAGCGGCAAGCTCGACGGCATCGCGATGCGCGTGCCGGTCCCCACCGGCTCGGTCACCGACCTGGTCGTGGAGCTGGAGCGCGAGGTCACCAAGGACGAGGTCAACGCCGCGTTCCAGAAGGCCGCCGAAGGCGAGCTGAAGGGCTACCTCACCTACACCGACGACGAGATCGTCTCCTCCGACATCGTGACCGACCCGTCCTCGTGCACCTTCGACTCGAAGCTGACGATGGCGCAGGGCAAGCAGGTCAAGGTCGTCGGCTGGTACGACAACGAGTGGGGCTACTCCAACCGCCTCGTCGACCTGGTCGGGCTCGTCGGCGCGTCCCTCTGA
- the secG gene encoding preprotein translocase subunit SecG, protein MELAFSIALIIFSALMVLLVLLHKGKGGGLSDLFGGGMSSSLGGSSVVEKNLDRLTVIVGSLWFVTIIVLGLLLKE, encoded by the coding sequence GTGGAGCTCGCTTTCTCGATCGCCCTGATCATCTTCAGCGCCCTGATGGTGCTGCTTGTCCTGCTGCACAAGGGCAAGGGCGGAGGCCTCTCCGACCTGTTCGGCGGCGGCATGTCGTCGTCCCTGGGCGGTTCGTCGGTCGTGGAGAAGAACCTCGACCGCCTGACCGTCATCGTGGGATCCCTGTGGTTCGTCACGATCATCGTGCTCGGCCTGCTGCTCAAGGAATAG
- a CDS encoding tetratricopeptide repeat protein, with amino-acid sequence MPPLPASQQRIPVETESGLPLHEASPDDPSSRTAAPPGGEQRDRATLLSDRARQLGKAGRHAEASAPARAAVRILGDLTERDPAEHAPALVEALRALAAVLAGGRQYADAVKVADHAVLRARRLAALDVRHHRPLLAATLRDLGARLGDAGDSDRALAVLHECVEAYRTLAARAPERHRTGLADALDEFAGRLAATGQVDEALSLFDEAARLLTAADADVLAQVTMRQANLLARVGRVDEALERARSAVALRRAPTESSTPGPADDALAAALQGLGLLLSGAGRHDRAVEALEEAVALRARRVRLDPVLARRPEVAVTYAVYGLVLISADRPADAVPPLAAALGVGNALDLPQVVDMATDALVRAHAAEPVAVRSRWRAATGEDAPAWIGGRRAREVPAPEAHAAVASGRPAADGTMAPEPSARPPKPPAPRPSGRLTADRVAGERAVRRPPPPRRPRSDIDV; translated from the coding sequence GTGCCACCGCTTCCCGCCTCGCAACAACGAATTCCGGTCGAAACGGAGTCCGGCCTTCCGCTGCACGAGGCGTCACCGGACGATCCGTCGTCGCGGACCGCCGCCCCGCCCGGCGGCGAGCAGCGGGACCGGGCGACTCTGCTCTCCGACCGCGCCCGGCAGCTCGGCAAGGCCGGGCGGCACGCCGAGGCCTCCGCTCCCGCCCGCGCCGCCGTGCGCATCCTCGGGGATCTGACCGAGCGGGACCCCGCCGAGCACGCCCCGGCCCTCGTCGAGGCGTTGCGCGCGCTCGCCGCCGTCCTCGCGGGCGGGCGGCAGTACGCCGACGCCGTCAAGGTCGCCGACCACGCCGTGCTGCGGGCCCGCAGGCTCGCGGCGCTCGACGTGCGGCACCACCGCCCGCTGCTGGCCGCGACGTTGCGCGACCTGGGCGCCCGCCTCGGCGACGCGGGCGACAGCGACCGTGCGCTCGCGGTGCTGCACGAGTGCGTCGAGGCGTACCGCACGCTGGCCGCCCGGGCCCCCGAGCGGCACCGGACCGGACTCGCGGACGCGCTCGACGAGTTCGCCGGACGGCTCGCGGCCACCGGGCAGGTCGACGAGGCACTGTCGCTGTTCGACGAGGCCGCGCGGCTGCTGACCGCCGCCGACGCCGACGTCCTCGCGCAAGTGACGATGCGTCAGGCCAATTTGCTGGCCCGCGTCGGGCGCGTCGACGAAGCCCTCGAACGCGCGCGGTCCGCCGTCGCGTTGCGCCGCGCACCGACCGAAAGCTCCACGCCCGGGCCGGCCGACGACGCGCTCGCCGCGGCGTTGCAGGGGCTCGGCCTGCTGCTCAGCGGTGCCGGCCGCCACGACCGCGCCGTCGAAGCGCTCGAAGAGGCCGTCGCGCTCCGCGCCCGCCGCGTCCGCCTGGACCCGGTGCTGGCGCGCCGCCCCGAAGTCGCGGTCACGTACGCCGTCTACGGGCTGGTCCTGATCTCCGCCGACCGGCCGGCCGACGCGGTCCCCCCGCTCGCGGCGGCACTCGGCGTCGGCAACGCCCTCGACCTGCCGCAGGTGGTCGACATGGCCACCGACGCCCTCGTGCGCGCCCACGCCGCCGAGCCGGTCGCCGTGCGCTCCCGCTGGCGGGCCGCGACCGGCGAGGACGCCCCCGCGTGGATCGGCGGGCGCCGGGCCCGCGAGGTGCCGGCGCCGGAGGCGCACGCCGCGGTGGCCTCGGGCCGTCCGGCCGCCGACGGCACGATGGCGCCCGAGCCGTCGGCGCGGCCTCCGAAGCCGCCCGCGCCCCGGCCGTCGGGGCGGCTGACCGCCGACCGCGTGGCCGGCGAGCGGGCCGTCCGCAGGCCGCCTCCTCCGCGCCGCCCGCGCAGCGACATCGACGTGTGA
- a CDS encoding DUF11 domain-containing protein: MPVRSPRRACLGTAAAVALVAVWPAAPASGSSLPPPTRPALAIKVDNGSMTSKPGQVHTYTVLLRNLGSTDLRDVTLTETLPSGVSLLDAGGGAVSAGADTQVTWTVALPTGQQLVHTVKARVDRLPDEHGVATTACARLGDSTVPVVCSTDVDRLPAEVADTAGPSTTTLLGGSVAALAAFGGAAWYVVRRRRAAAAAVAAD; the protein is encoded by the coding sequence GTGCCCGTCCGCTCGCCCCGCCGCGCGTGCCTCGGCACGGCGGCAGCCGTCGCACTGGTCGCCGTATGGCCGGCCGCACCCGCCTCCGGCTCGTCGCTGCCGCCGCCGACCCGGCCCGCGCTGGCGATCAAGGTCGACAACGGCTCGATGACGTCGAAGCCCGGGCAGGTGCACACCTACACGGTGCTGCTGCGCAACCTCGGCTCGACCGATCTGCGGGACGTCACCCTGACCGAAACCCTCCCGTCCGGGGTCTCGCTGCTGGACGCCGGCGGCGGGGCCGTGTCGGCGGGAGCGGACACCCAGGTCACGTGGACCGTGGCACTGCCGACCGGGCAGCAACTCGTCCACACCGTCAAGGCCCGCGTCGACCGGCTGCCCGACGAGCACGGCGTTGCGACCACGGCCTGCGCGCGGCTCGGCGACAGCACCGTACCGGTCGTGTGTTCGACGGATGTCGACCGCCTCCCCGCCGAGGTCGCCGATACCGCGGGGCCGTCCACGACCACGCTGCTCGGCGGCAGCGTCGCCGCACTCGCCGCGTTCGGTGGCGCGGCCTGGTACGTCGTGCGCCGCCGCCGGGCCGCCGCCGCGGCCGTCGCGGCGGACTGA
- a CDS encoding RNA polymerase-binding protein RbpA, with translation MASGNAIRGSRVGAGPMGEAERGEAAPRLRISFWCANKHETQPSFATDAQVPETWDCPRCGLPAGQDSENPPDAPRTEPYKTHLAYVRERRSDADGEAILAEALAKLRGEI, from the coding sequence GTGGCAAGTGGCAACGCCATCCGTGGGAGCCGGGTCGGCGCGGGCCCGATGGGGGAGGCCGAGCGCGGCGAGGCGGCCCCGCGTCTGCGTATCTCGTTCTGGTGCGCCAACAAGCACGAGACGCAGCCGAGCTTCGCGACCGACGCGCAGGTGCCGGAGACCTGGGACTGCCCCCGCTGCGGACTCCCCGCCGGGCAGGACAGCGAGAACCCGCCGGACGCGCCGCGCACCGAGCCCTACAAGACGCACCTCGCGTACGTGCGCGAGCGCCGCAGCGACGCGGACGGCGAGGCGATCCTCGCCGAGGCGCTGGCCAAGCTGCGCGGCGAGATCTGA
- a CDS encoding GNAT family N-acetyltransferase produces the protein MEIRNITEDELSAWGLALDVGFLRVPEYGKEVRDQWQEHLRRVVDRERTQAAFDGGAMVGTFRSWGGEITVPGGAPVAMSAITNVTVTATHRRRGLLTRMMRADLDASVARGEPLAILIAAEYAIYGRFGFGPATDYSNYRVDLTRARLTDAERAFKEPGGRVEIVPPETIVEAGPAIHDGFRARTPGAISRQETWWPLYTGIRQRPGGRHREPRFFALYRDPSGAPAGYLAYRIDEIWEDFLPKAVLHADQLIAASRAAEAALWDFATHVDYVTRISAGERAGDDLLPLRFTDPRAVTWDSARDFVWVRLLDVPAALAARTYPVAGRIVLEVADQLGYAAGRYAVEGGPTGAVCSPTGEPADLRLDIGTLGSLYLGGGSPVRLAEVGAVAEATPGAVARAEAMFRTARSPWCPDWF, from the coding sequence GTGGAGATCCGGAACATCACCGAGGACGAACTGAGCGCTTGGGGGCTCGCGCTGGACGTGGGTTTCCTGCGCGTTCCCGAGTACGGCAAGGAGGTCCGGGACCAATGGCAGGAGCACCTGCGCCGCGTCGTGGACAGGGAGCGTACGCAGGCGGCGTTCGACGGTGGGGCCATGGTCGGGACGTTCCGCAGCTGGGGCGGCGAGATCACGGTGCCCGGAGGGGCGCCGGTCGCGATGAGCGCGATCACGAACGTGACGGTGACCGCGACGCACCGCCGCCGCGGGCTGCTCACGCGCATGATGCGGGCGGACCTGGACGCGTCGGTCGCGCGCGGTGAGCCGCTGGCGATCCTGATCGCCGCCGAGTACGCCATCTACGGCCGCTTCGGGTTCGGTCCGGCCACGGACTACTCGAACTACAGGGTCGACCTGACGCGCGCGCGGCTGACCGACGCGGAACGCGCGTTCAAGGAGCCGGGCGGCCGGGTCGAGATCGTCCCGCCGGAGACGATCGTCGAGGCGGGGCCGGCGATCCACGACGGGTTCCGGGCCCGGACGCCGGGGGCGATCTCGCGGCAGGAGACCTGGTGGCCGCTGTACACCGGGATACGCCAGCGGCCCGGCGGGCGGCACCGCGAGCCGCGGTTCTTCGCGCTCTACCGCGACCCGTCGGGGGCCCCGGCCGGGTATCTGGCGTACCGGATCGACGAGATCTGGGAGGACTTCCTCCCGAAGGCGGTCCTGCACGCGGACCAGCTGATCGCCGCGTCGCGCGCCGCCGAGGCCGCGCTGTGGGACTTCGCGACCCATGTCGACTACGTCACGCGCATCAGCGCGGGGGAGCGGGCGGGCGACGACCTGCTGCCGCTGCGGTTCACCGACCCGCGCGCGGTCACGTGGGACAGCGCCCGCGATTTCGTGTGGGTGCGCCTGCTGGACGTGCCGGCCGCGCTGGCCGCGCGCACGTACCCGGTCGCGGGCCGGATCGTGCTGGAGGTCGCGGACCAACTCGGGTACGCGGCGGGGCGGTACGCGGTGGAGGGCGGTCCGACGGGCGCGGTGTGCTCGCCCACCGGCGAACCCGCGGACCTGCGGCTGGACATCGGCACCCTGGGGTCGCTGTATCTGGGCGGCGGTTCGCCGGTGCGCCTCGCGGAGGTCGGGGCCGTGGCCGAGGCGACCCCGGGGGCGGTGGCGCGGGCCGAGGCGATGTTCCGCACCGCACGGTCGCCGTGGTGTCCGGACTGGTTCTGA